The following nucleotide sequence is from Dermacentor albipictus isolate Rhodes 1998 colony unplaced genomic scaffold, USDA_Dalb.pri_finalv2 scaffold_24, whole genome shotgun sequence.
CCGAGAAACCACCGCACGCGGGCTCATGGACAGGAAGCAGGCTAGCGACATCGAAGCGCACCCGCCAAAGGCCAGCCGCACGGAGCAGCAGCCCGTCGCCGCCGACGATGGCGCCAGCCATGCTCGAGAGGTACCGGCTACCAAGCGCATGCGCCGAGCGTCCATCGAGCACGACGCCAACGTGAAAAGCAGTGCGAAATCTGCAAAGCCGACGACGTCCGCGCACGCGCCCACGATTCCGCGAAAGAAGACGACAAAAGCCGCGGATGCCCCGGCGGCAGCCGACGACAACGCCCCTGCGACCAGCAAGGGACTGGCAGGCAAGGCTTCGCGGGCGAATCGCGATAAAAGGCACAGGAGATCGTCGCCGAGCCGAGCCGTCCCTGCCATCGGCAAGAGTCCGAAACGTCGGCGCCACTCGCCGAGCCACCGACGCTCGGCCAGCACCGACGAGCTCGACAGGTTGTTGGGTTCTCTGCATGGCCTCTGCGCAGCGCCGCACTCGTCCCGCAGCGGTCGCGGAGCGCAGAAGCGCACGGTCAGCAGCGGGAGTGGTCACGCAAAGAAGACTGGCCTCAAGCGCCGATCCAGCAGTATTTCGTCCGCCACGAGCGAAATGAGCCTTCGAGAGATAAAGCGTGTACGCCGCGCCCTGGAGCACGTGTTGGCCGCAGTCCCCGACACATCGAAGAACCGCATTGCCGGTCGCTCTACTCCTAACAGCGGCGAATCGATACGCAAAGTTCGGCGGGCCAAGGCGCGGAAGGCCGCAAGCAACTCGACGGTCCCGTCTCGCCATGGTAGGCCGAGGAGGACGCGACCACGGCGCCGCATCCCTGCTACCATTTGCGTGCGAGTCCGTCCGTGCTGCTGCCGGCTGAAACAATTCATGCGCCCATGGAAGAAATAGCGAGTAAAATCCAGGCACGGGAAGGCCATGTCCGTATGGATTCGATCATGATCTGTGAAAAGGGCTCACCATGCGACAGCTATCACTAAAATCGCCGTTTGTGGCTCGACCTCGACGTGCGTAGGTGAAGACCGGAACGAAGCCTGCAAGCGCCTGAACCTCAACTCCGACACACTAAATTATCCTGCCATATGACTGAGGATAGGCAAATAAATTTCATTTCCAGCATTGATTATGCAGAGTTTCGACTATTATTTTGCCGTAAGATGCACACAACGGACGTTCCTGAATCGTTTGCAAACCTCACATGTTCTTTtgccttttccattgaatttacaTGGGGTATATCAATGACCGGACGTTAGCGTAATTCAGTAGGGCAGG
It contains:
- the LOC139052475 gene encoding uncharacterized protein yields the protein MDRKQASDIEAHPPKASRTEQQPVAADDGASHAREVPATKRMRRASIEHDANVKSSAKSAKPTTSAHAPTIPRKKTTKAADAPAAADDNAPATSKGLAGKASRANRDKRHRRSSPSRAVPAIGKSPKRRRHSPSHRRSASTDELDRLLGSLHGLCAAPHSSRSGRGAQKRTVSSGSGHAKKTGLKRRSSSISSATSEMSLREIKRVRRALEHVLAAVPDTSKNRIAGRSTPNSGESIRKVRRAKARKAASNSTVPSRHEYLKPSNINITRATTF